GAAAATTATGTGATTTGTAAATTAATTCTTGTTTCTCAATATACAATTTCTTTATTTGATGGATATTGTAGATATGGAATATTGTCCAAACAACAAAAGCCACTAATACAAACAGACACAAAAAATAAAAAAGTTGTAAGGTTTTTCCGGATTCTTGTTGGCTCATACAACAAAAAAAATTAGAATAAACATAATTGTTGATGGGGTAAAGTTAAAAATTAAATAGCAAATCAAAACTATACCCTGCCCGCAATAACGACGAAATTTAAGATTTTTAATTAAAACTATAGGCTTGTAAATTATTAGGTGTGGTACCGCAAACCAACAAATATTTATTAAAATTATTTAGTGGAATTAAACAGGCCGGAGTTGAAGCGGGCAAATCGGAGGGTAGCATCCATTTCCCTTTTTCGGTTAGCAAGTTAATTGCGTTATTGCCGGGCCACCATACCCCAATAATATTTGTGCTATTATTACGGCGCATACTAAATATTTCGGCGGTATTGTTTTTAAGGGTAGTTTTAAAAATAAGAGTGCCGCCATAATCATTTGTTAAAATGGAATTCCCTTGTAAAAAAACACGCTCGTCTGTGGGGGTGCCCACCAAGTTAGAAGTTAAAAAACTACTTATTTTATTTCCGGATAATGGTTTTCGCTTTAGTTTTCCGGCACCATCAACACTTATTAGCTCATTTTGTGGTGTTACAAAGGTTAAAAATGCTTGTTCGCCTATATAATCAACTTGTAGTTTGCCAATAGAAGTGCCGGTTTTGGTTTTCCATAGTTCTTTTCCTAATTTGTTGTATAGGGTGGTATAGCCATCAGTGGTTAAAACGGCAATAGCGGTCTGTCCGTTAATACGCATGGGCGCAACTGGCCAATAAGATTGCCCCGTTTGGTTAGGCCGCCACCCCGACAAAGGAACCCCTAACCTTGTAAATCCATAGACGCTTTTTCCGCAGGGTATAAACAAAGCATCCCCGTTGTTGTTGTTGTCGTCTTCAAAATTTACGACAACTAAACCTGCGTTGGCAGGTTCGGGCAGGCGTTTCGGAAACCCATCATGTCCTTTGGCATCCATTAAGCCCCACAAGTACAGGCTATCGGTTGTAACAAAACTAATTTGCCGTTGCTTGTTATTATAATAGTCGGGCTGCGTAAAATTGCCAATTACTCCTTGCGATAATTTTTTTTGCCACTGAGTTTTACCGGCTATATCAAACAGATAAATATTATGTTGTTGGTCGTGGGCAATTATGTATTGACTTTGGTTTTGAGGGTTGTAAATGCCCTGTGGGGCAGCCATTAAAGGGGCGTTTAAGGTTTGGACCCAAGCGGTTGCTAACGGTGAGGTGGTAGTATTGGCTTTGTTTTGCAACAAAAAACTACCATTGTCATTATATATAGGCAGTTTATTTTGTGGTGTATAAAAAATATGCATTTGAACCTCGCTCCAGCCCAAAAAATGGGGTGAAATGCCTAACCCTAAAGGCGATAAACTTTGGTAGCTGCTGGCAATTTGGCTCAATTCGGTTTTAAGGTTAGGACTAACAATACCCATTAACCAAGGGTATAATTGTGGTGTTTGCACATAAAAAAACTGAGTAGTATTTACATTTAGTTGGGTAAAAAAGTTTCGGAAATTTGTTTGTATTCCCAATGTTTGTCCTTGCAAAATAGACGAGGTAACTACTAGCAAATGGTTGGCATGGGTGGTAATTACAATACAATTTGGCAAAATTGCAGCTTGCGCCTGACTAAACCACAATCCAATTTGCTGCCCATAAAGTTGCGAAATTAAAGGCTGTGCGTTAATAGGCAGTTGGGGATATTTGTCGAGTAAAAGTAATTTACTTTGCGTGTTGCCGCTATTTGATGGCGTGTTTGAATTGGCAGACTTGGCCAACTGCAATAAAGCTTGGTGGGCTGCTTGGGCATCATTTATCCGGATGATGGCATAAGTATTTCGGGCAATATCTTTGTTGGTTAAGGCGGTGCAACCCAAAACCCAATCGTTGCCAATCCATTGTGGGTTCTTAAAAATGCCATCGAAAAGTAAATTGGTATTATTGCTCGATGCCCACCAAATAAACCCCGAGTTGTTGGGGGCTAAATGTCCTGCTCCGCCAGTAGTTGCTGCGGTTTGACTGGCTATTTTTTTAACAGCCGATTCTGAATCTTTAAATTTAAGACTACCCTCGAAACTCCATCCGGATGGCGTTTGCGCTACACTATGCAACGAAATCCACTGCGCATCTTCGCTTAATGGAGTTAATAAACTCATATCTTGCTCATCAAAAAGCATTTTTTTTAGCAACGAAAACTGCCCCAAATGTAAAAACAAGCTAAATTTTGGCAGTTTGTATTGCAAATTTGGCAATTTAAAAGCAAAACCATTACTTAGCGGGTGACTATACTCGGCAATAGCGTTATCTACTAAATTTGGGGCAAAACTTGCCGCCACCAAATAGCCATCGTTGGCAACAATAAATGGATTAGGGTGGTTGGGTAGTTGAATTTCAAAAACAGTACTGCCTTTTAAATAGTGTTCGTTTATAGGGTAGTTTTTGACACGACATTCCTGAATAAATTTGCTTAAATTTTGCGGCAACTGATTTGCCGGGGCCAAAAATAAAAAATCGAATTGGTTGGCGTTGGTTAAATGAGCGCTTATTAAGCTTGTATGTTGTTTGTTTTGAAATAAAATAGAATCGATTAATTTTAGCTCCTCTATTAGCCTTTGCCCATAATTAGTTTGCTTAAGATTGCTGAACCACGGCAAACTGTCTAATCCGGATAAAACCTGCTGTTGATTTTGCATCCAAACCAAACTAAATGCGTCGTTAGGCACGGCACTAAACAAAAACCTATCGGTAGAAATGCTAAAAAATTGCCATCCTGCGTAACTGAGGGCTAACAGAATAAGCAGCGTATAAAAAAAACGCATTTGATTTGGGGTATGTAAATAAAAATGGGCGGCTGGACAAATGCACATCGAGCCAAACCACAAAAGTATATTTTTTAATTTATTGCTAAGCGCTTAAAATTAAGATTTGATACTTTTAGGTTAAAAAAAACGGCGATACAATTTGGTGATTGTACCGCCGTTTTTAGTTTGGAAGTTTATTTGCCTTACACCGGAGTTTTGTCAAAAATAGAATTTAATTCTAATTTATTCCGGAAAGAACAATAAACTTTTGTTTAGGCTCAAACCTACTAAATGCCTTATTTGGTTACAACTACTTTTTGAGTAGTATTTCCTTGGCTCGAAGTAGCGCTTACAAAGTAAACGCCTGCTGGTTGGTTGCTTAAGTCTATGGTTAATACTTTGTTTACCGCAGTATTGCCATAAATGCTTGTTACTACTTTGCCAGCCGCATCGTAAAGGTCAAGGCTAATATTGCCAACCATGGTGTTAAACTGTACATTTAAAGTATTGCTAACCGGCATGGGGTAAATGCTAATGCTGTTTTGTGGCAAAGTGTTGTGGTTGTCAATACCGGTGCCAAATTCAACACATTCAAGTTCGGGTTCGCTACAGTTAGTACAACCATCGGGAATAATTACGTTGCGGGTTACAGTTGCGGTATTGCCGGCTGCATCGGTTACACTGTAAGTGATAGTATATGTACCCGAGCAAGTATAACAAACTTTACCCGAAAGAATTACATATTGGGTAATATCGCCGTCAATATTGTCGAAGGCCGAGTAGCCTGGGTCGGTATAGGGCACGTTGCATGGCCAAATAATAGTGCCAGGGCCCGATAGTGTAATAGTAGGAGCTTGTGTATCGGCTACTTTTACAACACGGCTACATTCAAATTTGTTGCCTGCTTTGTCGGTAGCGGTATAAGTTATGGTGTATGAGCCGGGCACCTCTAAGTTAGGAACTTGGCCACCAATTACAACTTCAACAAAACCATCAACATTGTCAATTGCGATATAGCCTGGGTCTTCCCAAGTACCGCCGGGCTGAATTTCTATTACAAAATCGGCACCACAGGCGGCCAATGAATCAACGCCCGATTTTCCGGTAAACAGAGTGATAGCGGGCGCGTCGACATCTTTATCAATTACTGTTACCAAGCGAATTATTGGGTCGGCTTGGTTGCCGTTCATGTCTTCGCCGTTGTAAGTAATGGTATAATCACCTGCGGTATTTACATCAACTGTTCCGGTAATTGTTAAGGTGCCTTCGCCACAACCAAATATCCATGATGGGCTAAAGCCATTATCTGTTTCAAAAAAGTCGTAAACAATAGCGCCTGGCTCATCGTAGCTTGTGCCTTTTACCACTTTCATGCTGTCGTAATATTCGAAGTACGAGTATATGGTGCCATCAATAGTATCTATAGGTCCGGCTAAAATTAGCGGTGCGGTGGTATCGTCAAATACAATTACATTGATTTCGTTGCCATCAGCATCTTCAAAAGTTAACTCACTTGTGGTGCCGTCGCTGTCGGTAGCGGTTAATAGCCAATGGTAGCCTTCGCCGGTTGCATTGGGTTTAGACAAATCAACGGTTCCGCCAATTGTAATTTGATTGCAGGTTAGCTCGCCATCCGGATAGTCAAGAACAGATAAGCCACCGAAACGGTCGCAACTTACGGGGCAATTTTTCAAACCATAAGGAGTACCTCCAGTCATGAAAAATTCGGGTTTGGTGCTAACTTCGGCAGATGGGTCTTTAATATCATCAACATTTACACCGGCATACAAAATATCGTTCATTACAAAGGTCGCATGGCCTTGGTTATTGGTGTTTTGTAAGGCGGTGCCTGTTAGGTCGTCTTGTTGCCAAGTAAGGTGTACAGTGCCATTAACTTCTTTGGCAATAGTTGGGAATACGTCTTCTTTGTTGTCGTTGTCCGATACATTAAGAGGACCAACCCATCCGGCATCGGTTATATTGCGTTTAACTAAGTAAACATCGCGGTAAAGGCGGCCAGCGCTATTGTCGCCAGGAGGTGTTTCATAATTGCCGTCGCGTGCTGCGCTGTAAGCTATGTATAGGTTGTCAGATGCATCTATACCCATTGAGGTGTGGCCAACTATGCTGCCATAACTTTGTATTTGCACTTGTTGCGTATTAACCGAGGTGGTGCCGTCTCCGTCATAGTCTTGGCGAACAGTTTTGCCAATTACTTCGGCTTTGGCCATGCCTTCGTTCCAATACATGATGGCAGCACTGTTTGGCAAGTAATAAGGGCCACCAGCAGCATCGGTTACATCTTTGTAGCAATATAAACGGTCGAAAGCTATGTGGGCTGTGCCTTTGCTATCGAGTACAATTGTAAATTCGCCGCCGCCAACAGCAACGGGGTCTAAAGTTTCTTCGGCGGGGGCATCTATTGAAGGGATAAGCGGGTTAGAAGTAGGAGTTACTACGGTATAGTTCCATGTATCGCCGCTGTCGGTAGATTTAAGCAAAACTGTTTGTGAGGCATAACCACCAACTACAATGGCTACATTTTTGTCGCGGGCATCAATAGCGTAGTCGTCGGCACTTAGGTCGTTAACATACGCAGCAAGGTCAATATTGTCTAATTTTTCCCAAGTGTCGCCGGCATCTGTACTGCGGTAGTAACAAATACCGGTAGGCACACCGCTGCAAGCACCTTCTTGGCGACCAATGATAACGTAAATATTGTCGCCCGAAACAGCTACACGAGGCCAAACACCGGTTTCATCGCCCACTTCGGTGCCAATTACTTTAAATTTCCAAGTGCCGCCTGGATCTTGGTAGGACATATAGGCACCTTTGTCGGGGGTGTGTGTAATGCTAAACAAGCGCCCCGAGGCGGTCAAGCCAATATTGGGCCATCCGGTACGTTGACTGCCTTCTAAACGTTCATCTGGTACGGCACCCCAGGTTCCGCCACTGCTCATCATATTGTAGCCTGTTCCGCGGTCGGCCGAGGCTACGTCGTAGCTTTTGCTCATTGTCCACATGGCGTGTACATTGCCATCGCCGTCAACTAAAACACGGCGGCATACCGAGCTGTTCGTTTGAAGGTCATAAGTACTTTCGCCAATTTTTACGGCTGCACCGCTTTTAGCTGTCGAGCTTTTTTTACCTTTAATAGATGGTGGGGTCGAAAGGTCAACTTCGTTTCCGCAAGTTGTTTCTTGGGTCCATTCCATTTTAGGTTGTGTTGAGGGAGCGCATACTGGTACTTTGGCAGTTTTTTGCGCAAAAGCTAAAGTGCTTAGGCAAACTGCAAACATTGTTAGTAAATAACGCAACATAGAATTTGTTAAGTTAATGATGAAAAATATTAATTTAATTTAAAAGTATTTTTTTAATTTGATTGCAAAGATAGAAAAAAGAGTTTAAAGCACAAAACGAAAATTATAATAATAGCGGATAAACTTTCCGGAAAATGGTTTTTTAATTTAGGTTTCCGGATATTTTTAAGTGTTTGCAGTATGCTTTTCTGATAGGTCTTCTACATTGGAATTAGTAAAGAAAAAGAAATAGTTTTTCACGATACAATAATACAACTATTTTTATGCTGTTTTCAACTACAATTTAAGGGTTTTATCGAAAACTTATTTGGATGATATTATAAATTAATTACTTCGTAAATTATTGACTATTAGGAATATAATAAATTCTATAAATAACATTTTGGCTCTAATAATGCTTGTTTATCGGATAAAATAAGAACGCTAACAGAGCAAAAATTGCATCATCCGGCACATTTTAGTCGTTTGGGCTTTGCGTTTTCCGGATGTTTATCTGTTTCATCGCTTCAAATCTTTAATAGTATAATTTACTTTATAATTAACAATTTTTGTATGCTATTTTCATGGGTTGATTTAATTTGTACAAAGTAAACGCCGGCGGGTTGGTTGCTTATATCTATGCTTATTATTTTGTTTAAAGCGGCATTTTGGGAGGTGCTTGCTACAATTTTACCAGCCGCGTTGCAAATTTCTATGCTAATATGGCCAACCATATTGTTAAGTTGAATATTTATGGTATTGGTGGCTGGTATAGGGTAAATGCTAATATTGTTTTGCGGCAGCAGATTTTGGTTGCTTATTCCGGTACTAAAATCAACACACTCAAGTTCGGGCTCTTCGCAGCCAAGGCAGTTGGCATCGTCTATTATCAGGATGTAGCGGGTAACAGTTGTAGTGTTACCATGCGAATCGCTAACGGTATAAGTAATTAAATACGTGCCGGGGCAGGTGTAACAAACTATGCCTGTTACAATTACAAGGTCGGTAATATCGCCGTCAAAATTGTCGAAGGCGGTGTAACCCATATCGTTGAAAATATTATTACACGGCCAAAAAATGCTACCAGGTCCCGCCAGTATAATATGAGGCGCTTGGGTGTCGGCTACTTTTACCAACCGGGTACATTCAATTTTGTTGCCAGCTTTGTCGGTGGCGGTATAAATAATGGTGTAGGTGCCGGGCATCTCTAAATTGGGCAGTTCGCCGCTAACTACTACTTCAACAAACCCATCAATATTATCAAAACCAATATAACCAGGGTCTTTCCAAGAGCCGCCAGACTGAAGTTCAATTACAAATTCATCGCCACAGGCCGCCAATGAATCAACACCCGTTTTTCCGGTAAATAAAGTGATAACAGGCGCATCAACATCTTTATCAATTACCGTTACCAAGCGTGTTACGGGCAGGGCTTTGTTGCCATTTATATCTTCACCATCGTAAGTAATAGTGTAATTGCCGGCTTTATTTTCATCAACCGTTCCGGTAATTGTTAAAAAGCCCTCGCCACAGCCAAAAATAGATGCCGGTATGGTATCGGCAACATAATCGTAAACAATAGCGCTGTGTTCAATATAGGTGCTGCCTTTTAATATTTGCATTGTATCGTAGTAGCTAAAGTACGAGTATATAACGCCGTCTATGGTGTCTATTGGGCCGGCAATTATTATAGGCGGTGTGGTATCGTCAAGTATGGTTGCCGGAATTAAATTTCCTAAACTTGCTGTGTTGTTATCGTTGTCGGTGGCCGAAATTAGCCAATAGCCTAAACTATCCACAAAAGGTATTTTCATATTGGCTGAACCACATTCAAACAAACCATCCGGATAGTCTAAAGCGTGTAAATCATAGAAAAGGTCGCAGTTTATAGGGCAATTTTCTAAAACAAAAGGCAAGTCGCCAAGCATAAAAATATCCGGAACAGTAACTAAGGTATCAGCCGGGTCAATTATATCATCAATAGCTATGCCTTGGTATAAAATATCGTTTGTTATATATTGGTGGTCAACTCCTGTTAGGTCATCTTGTTGCCAAATTAGGTGAACGGTGCCATTTACCTGCTTGGCAATACTTGGAAACACATCTTCTTTATTTTCGTTGTCCGATACGTTTAGGGGCCCAACCCATTCCGGATTGTTTGTGTTGCGTTTAACCAAATAAATATCGCGGTACAGACGGCCAGCGCTATTGTCGCCGGGCGGCACCTCCCAAGCGCCATCTCGTGCAGCACTATAAGCTATAAAAATATTATCGTTGGCATCAATGCCCATAGATGGTTGGCCAACAAGACCGCCATAACTGCGTACTTGTACCTTGTCAGAATTTACAAATGCGGTGCTGTCGCCATCGTAGTCTTGGCGCACGGTTTTGCCAATTACTTCGGCTTTGGCCATACCTTCTGTCCAATACATGATAGCAGTACTATTAGGTAAATAATAAGGCCCGCCGGCAATGCCAGTTGCCTGTTTATAGCAGTATAAACGGTCAAAAGCTATATGGGCTGTGCCTTTGCTGTCGAGCACAACAGTAAATTCGCCACCGCCAACGGCAACGGGGTCTAAAGTTTGATCGGCGGGTGCATCTGTTGATGGAATGAGCGGGTTAGAGGTGGGTGTTACTACGGTGTAATTCCAGGTATCACCACTATCGGTTGATTTAATTAATACAGTTTGACTTGCATAACCTCCCACTACAATGGCAATATTTTTGTCGCGGGCATCAATGGCGTAGTCGTCGGCACTAAGTTTGAGCAGATATGGCGAGAGGTCAATATTGTCTATTTTCTCCCAGGTGTCTCCGGCATCTGTGCTGCGGTAAAAACAAATGCCGGCAGGCACGCCGCTGCAAGCACCTTCTTGGCGGCTAATGATAACGTAAATATTATTGCCCGATACAGCCGCCCGCGGCCAAACGCCGGATGCGTCATTAACTTCACTTCCTATTACTTTATTTTTCCAGGTGGTGCTACCCGCATCTTTATAGGTCATGTGGGCACCTTTGCCAGAGGCGTGGGTAATGCTAAACAAACGCCCCGAGGCGGTTAAGCCAATATTAGGCCATCCGGTACGCTGGTTGCCTTCTAAGCGTTCGTCGGGTAAGGCACCCCAGGTTCCGCCACTGCTCATCATATTGTAGCCTGTTCCGCGGTCGGCGGCAGCCACGTCATAGCTTTTGCTCATTGTCCATACGGCGTGTATATTGCCATCGTCATCGGTTAAAATGCGTTGGCCAACTGCGCTATTGCTTTGCAGGTGGTACGAGGTTTCGCCAATTTTTTCGGCAGCACCGCTTTTGGCAGTCGAGGTTTTTTTACCTTTGTAGGTTTTGGATTTTGTGTAAGAACTAAGCTCGGAGGGGCAACTTGTTGTATGTTTTTCCATTT
The sequence above is drawn from the Sphingobacteriales bacterium genome and encodes:
- a CDS encoding DUF5011 domain-containing protein; protein product: MLRYLLTMFAVCLSTLAFAQKTAKVPVCAPSTQPKMEWTQETTCGNEVDLSTPPSIKGKKSSTAKSGAAVKIGESTYDLQTNSSVCRRVLVDGDGNVHAMWTMSKSYDVASADRGTGYNMMSSGGTWGAVPDERLEGSQRTGWPNIGLTASGRLFSITHTPDKGAYMSYQDPGGTWKFKVIGTEVGDETGVWPRVAVSGDNIYVIIGRQEGACSGVPTGICYYRSTDAGDTWEKLDNIDLAAYVNDLSADDYAIDARDKNVAIVVGGYASQTVLLKSTDSGDTWNYTVVTPTSNPLIPSIDAPAEETLDPVAVGGGEFTIVLDSKGTAHIAFDRLYCYKDVTDAAGGPYYLPNSAAIMYWNEGMAKAEVIGKTVRQDYDGDGTTSVNTQQVQIQSYGSIVGHTSMGIDASDNLYIAYSAARDGNYETPPGDNSAGRLYRDVYLVKRNITDAGWVGPLNVSDNDNKEDVFPTIAKEVNGTVHLTWQQDDLTGTALQNTNNQGHATFVMNDILYAGVNVDDIKDPSAEVSTKPEFFMTGGTPYGLKNCPVSCDRFGGLSVLDYPDGELTCNQITIGGTVDLSKPNATGEGYHWLLTATDSDGTTSELTFEDADGNEINVIVFDDTTAPLILAGPIDTIDGTIYSYFEYYDSMKVVKGTSYDEPGAIVYDFFETDNGFSPSWIFGCGEGTLTITGTVDVNTAGDYTITYNGEDMNGNQADPIIRLVTVIDKDVDAPAITLFTGKSGVDSLAACGADFVIEIQPGGTWEDPGYIAIDNVDGFVEVVIGGQVPNLEVPGSYTITYTATDKAGNKFECSRVVKVADTQAPTITLSGPGTIIWPCNVPYTDPGYSAFDNIDGDITQYVILSGKVCYTCSGTYTITYSVTDAAGNTATVTRNVIIPDGCTNCSEPELECVEFGTGIDNHNTLPQNSISIYPMPVSNTLNVQFNTMVGNISLDLYDAAGKVVTSIYGNTAVNKVLTIDLSNQPAGVYFVSATSSQGNTTQKVVVTK
- a CDS encoding DUF5011 domain-containing protein — translated: MEKHTTSCPSELSSYTKSKTYKGKKTSTAKSGAAEKIGETSYHLQSNSAVGQRILTDDDGNIHAVWTMSKSYDVAAADRGTGYNMMSSGGTWGALPDERLEGNQRTGWPNIGLTASGRLFSITHASGKGAHMTYKDAGSTTWKNKVIGSEVNDASGVWPRAAVSGNNIYVIISRQEGACSGVPAGICFYRSTDAGDTWEKIDNIDLSPYLLKLSADDYAIDARDKNIAIVVGGYASQTVLIKSTDSGDTWNYTVVTPTSNPLIPSTDAPADQTLDPVAVGGGEFTVVLDSKGTAHIAFDRLYCYKQATGIAGGPYYLPNSTAIMYWTEGMAKAEVIGKTVRQDYDGDSTAFVNSDKVQVRSYGGLVGQPSMGIDANDNIFIAYSAARDGAWEVPPGDNSAGRLYRDIYLVKRNTNNPEWVGPLNVSDNENKEDVFPSIAKQVNGTVHLIWQQDDLTGVDHQYITNDILYQGIAIDDIIDPADTLVTVPDIFMLGDLPFVLENCPINCDLFYDLHALDYPDGLFECGSANMKIPFVDSLGYWLISATDNDNNTASLGNLIPATILDDTTPPIIIAGPIDTIDGVIYSYFSYYDTMQILKGSTYIEHSAIVYDYVADTIPASIFGCGEGFLTITGTVDENKAGNYTITYDGEDINGNKALPVTRLVTVIDKDVDAPVITLFTGKTGVDSLAACGDEFVIELQSGGSWKDPGYIGFDNIDGFVEVVVSGELPNLEMPGTYTIIYTATDKAGNKIECTRLVKVADTQAPHIILAGPGSIFWPCNNIFNDMGYTAFDNFDGDITDLVIVTGIVCYTCPGTYLITYTVSDSHGNTTTVTRYILIIDDANCLGCEEPELECVDFSTGISNQNLLPQNNISIYPIPATNTINIQLNNMVGHISIEICNAAGKIVASTSQNAALNKIISIDISNQPAGVYFVQIKSTHENSIQKLLIIK